From Oscillatoria salina IIICB1, a single genomic window includes:
- a CDS encoding type III-B CRISPR module-associated Cmr3 family protein: protein MMLHWYAIEPLDVLLFREAKPFSPGEGSWAKGQFPPLPTTVFQALRSALPKCTTKEERLQRDLSFMGPFLLDTDHILWLPTPQDLLAVQKKSASDDNAQDDLNETTSEWERTLRLQPANPQQEEWRHLCFDSEELPPMVAPIEQLKENEFIYRPFSWITACALRKYLQGKNPNNPKDFHADPWDVQILPHIHMEENTRQVKDADGYFTEVAIRLRPGWKLVAGISAKLETTVVRLGGEGHRAIASPVTLPDWELLAPHTQPQGNFAYLLTPGLAEVDDAVYGIYPHYWKDKLAGCVGTRPLFWGGVSTIYRKNQQTPQFSLLPQRAFVAPGTVYLFNKLPEQTNLLPQKVTNWQTTFTQLNYGTLLWGQRK, encoded by the coding sequence ATGATGCTACATTGGTATGCAATTGAACCGTTGGATGTTTTACTTTTTCGGGAAGCGAAACCTTTTTCACCTGGGGAAGGTTCGTGGGCTAAAGGACAGTTTCCTCCGCTTCCGACGACAGTGTTTCAAGCTTTGAGGTCGGCTTTACCTAAATGTACGACAAAAGAAGAACGTCTTCAGAGAGATTTATCGTTTATGGGTCCATTTCTCCTGGATACCGATCACATACTTTGGCTACCAACTCCGCAAGATTTGTTAGCAGTCCAAAAGAAGTCTGCAAGTGACGATAATGCACAAGATGACTTGAATGAAACAACTTCAGAATGGGAGAGAACTTTACGTTTGCAACCTGCTAATCCTCAGCAGGAAGAGTGGAGACATCTTTGTTTCGATAGCGAAGAGTTACCACCAATGGTTGCTCCTATTGAACAATTAAAAGAAAATGAATTTATTTATCGTCCTTTTAGTTGGATAACTGCTTGTGCTTTGAGGAAATATCTCCAAGGTAAAAATCCAAATAATCCAAAGGATTTTCATGCTGACCCTTGGGATGTACAAATATTACCGCATATTCACATGGAAGAAAATACTCGACAAGTGAAGGATGCAGATGGATATTTTACTGAAGTTGCAATTCGTTTGCGTCCTGGGTGGAAACTGGTAGCGGGGATAAGTGCAAAATTAGAGACCACAGTGGTGCGTTTAGGTGGAGAAGGACATCGCGCGATCGCGTCTCCTGTTACTTTACCAGATTGGGAACTACTCGCACCTCACACTCAACCTCAAGGCAATTTCGCTTATCTGCTAACTCCTGGGTTAGCTGAAGTAGATGATGCAGTTTACGGTATTTATCCTCATTACTGGAAAGATAAATTAGCTGGATGCGTGGGAACTCGTCCTTTATTTTGGGGTGGAGTATCGACTATTTATCGTAAAAACCAACAGACACCACAATTCTCTTTACTTCCGCAACGAGCATTTGTTGCACCTGGTACAGTTTATCTGTTCAACAAATTGCCAGAACAGACAAATTTATTACCACAAAAAGTCACCAACTGGCAAACAACTTTCACTCAACTTAACTACGGAACCTTACTTTGGGGACAAAGAAAATGA
- the cmr4 gene encoding type III-B CRISPR module RAMP protein Cmr4, whose translation MKTNLAYLYLLSPLHTGGTTQEGNLVGIAREVHTDLPYLPSSTIRGRLRAATPKDIRNELWGNTIDNVTNGEDDNLKQGSLWVGDAAILWFPVPSLSHGVVWITSPLLLQRWARFVNQNIAIPEIVFFSGGNRANLYLRDTIFKKDKLKEWKSEEYSSFIPNGFQDTNVMTQFLVLSNHNCRVLIESSLWRQVKVTLDSHKSVKGGFRYEEAIPPETLMYFPWGTTVANNNNVGEEVGHFRELINETDTCQIGGQESLGRGIVRLWLTPETKK comes from the coding sequence ATGAAAACAAATCTAGCTTATTTGTATCTCCTTTCTCCTTTACATACTGGAGGAACTACTCAAGAAGGAAACTTAGTCGGTATTGCGCGAGAAGTTCATACTGATTTACCTTATTTACCTTCTAGCACAATTCGTGGTCGTTTGCGAGCCGCAACTCCGAAAGATATTCGGAATGAGTTATGGGGTAACACAATTGATAATGTTACTAACGGTGAAGATGATAACCTTAAACAAGGTAGTTTATGGGTAGGTGATGCAGCTATTCTTTGGTTTCCTGTTCCTTCTTTAAGTCATGGTGTAGTTTGGATTACTTCACCCTTATTACTACAACGTTGGGCGCGTTTTGTGAACCAAAATATAGCTATTCCCGAAATAGTTTTTTTTAGTGGCGGAAATCGAGCTAATCTTTATTTACGAGATACCATCTTTAAGAAAGATAAGTTAAAAGAATGGAAATCCGAAGAGTATTCGTCATTTATTCCTAACGGTTTTCAAGACACAAATGTTATGACTCAATTTTTGGTTTTGTCTAACCATAATTGTCGAGTATTGATTGAATCAAGTCTTTGGCGACAAGTAAAAGTTACCTTAGATTCACATAAATCTGTTAAGGGCGGATTTCGCTATGAAGAAGCAATACCTCCTGAAACATTAATGTATTTTCCTTGGGGAACAACTGTTGCTAACAACAATAATGTAGGGGAGGAAGTTGGTCATTTTCGAGAACTAATCAACGAAACCGATACTTGTCAAATAGGAGGACAAGAAAGCCTTGGTCGTGGAATTGTGCGATTGTGGTTAACTCCTGAAACAAAAAAATAA